The Apium graveolens cultivar Ventura chromosome 6, ASM990537v1, whole genome shotgun sequence genome contains a region encoding:
- the LOC141665855 gene encoding uncharacterized protein LOC141665855: MLIEDQIKKDNMNQYLQRKLDDRDKPSGGGKYVVNMIFGGTSSPPRSPDEDNDVLMIQPVEDERIYFSNGDYEGLDPEHNQALVVTLDITDNEVQRIFIDNGSSANNIFKHTLHRIKLGHLCMDPCLEDPLYGFGNNMIPIRGVIYLPMVFGTVPRQVSHVIKFYVISAASSYNMILGRPTITKLRAIPSIICLKLKFPTPGGIGELRGDRGISGKCYGQALVMAETDPENRKKAMTLPKGQSRKKHREHFSKRLKLDVNMIEDWGYSVTNADAWIQKFVEIREKTKVEPAAQTVAI, from the coding sequence ATGTTAATTGAAGACCAGATCAAAAAGGACAACATGAACCAGTACCTACAAAGAAAACTTGATGATAGAGATAAGCCCTCCGGCGGCGGAAAATATGTGGTCAACATGATTTTCGGAGGAACCTCCTCCCCACCCCGGAGTCCAGATGAGGACAATGATGTCCTGATGATCCAGCCTGTTGAAGATGAGCGCATATATTTCTCCAATGGCGATTATGAAGGTCTGGATCCCGAGCACAACCAAGCCCTTGTCGTGACTCTCGACATCACCGACAATGAGGTACAAAGAATTTTTATTGATAATGGTTCCTCAGCTAATAATATTTTTAAGCATACCCTTCACAGGATAAAGTTGGGACACCTCTGCATGGATCCATGCCTCGAAGACCCTCTCTATGGATTCGGGAACAATATGATCCCGATCCGCGGGGTGATATACCTCCCCATGGTCTTTGGTACCGTACCCCGACAGGTGTCTCATGTCATCAAGTTCTACGTGATAAGTGCTGCATCCTCTTACAACATGATTCTGGGAAGACCCACCATCACCAAGCTTCGGGCCATCCCATCTATAATTTGCTTGAAGCTGAAGTTTCCCACCCCGGGAGGCATCGGAGAACTCAGAGGAGACCGGGGTATATCGGGAAAATGCTACGGACAAGCGCTAGTCATGGCCGAAACTGACCCAGAAAACAGAAAGAAGGCAATGACCTTACCCAAAGGCCAAAGCCGCAAGAAGCATCGTGAACATTTCAGCAAAAGGCTAAAGTTGGACGTCAACATGATAGAGGATTGGGGATACAGCGTAACCAACGCCGACGCCTGGATACAGAAATTTGTGGAAATAAGAGAGAAAACCAAGGTAGAACCTGCTGCCCAGACGGTGGCGATATAA